The Branchiostoma floridae strain S238N-H82 chromosome 18, Bfl_VNyyK, whole genome shotgun sequence DNA window aactcatacctttgccaagtaCTTTTGTCACATTACAATGCAATTCTTTAAATGTAGCTGTACATAGCGGATACAGGTgtttattttgtctttgttgtcttGATAAAAACACGTCTATGTAGAACCCCCATTGACTCTTCTTGGGGATACCGGATGTGACGTATCATCTACACTTTCTCACCCTATAAGGACAGTGAGGTCTTGTAATGTATTCTATATGTGCCCAGTGTTTTATCTAGTACATTGTTTCTACACTACAGTTCAACGAACTCATACCTTTGACAAGTACTTTTGTCTCATTACAGTGTGAATGATATACAAAGAAGTCTCCGGTGTAACGAAGTGTAGTCATTTAGCAATAAGCAGGTACTCTTAGCCTCGGTTCGTTGTCGGTATCGCTACGTCCTAAATCAAATTTGTGTTTTCCTTTACTTTATGATAGTAATATCATGAAAACATACTAGAATGGTTAAGAAGACTTTAGTGAGATACCCGATTAAACTACATACATTTAGTACATTCAATATTACCATATCAACTTCTATTGTGGCTGACGAAAGACAGCGAATGATGTCTGAATCGTCTAACCGTTTCTAAAATATATCctagttgtttgagtaactgctacctCACGTAGTTTAttaactggatgtctaaacttcatcgaaGTATTGATGGTATAATATTTTATCATGGAAGCTTATCTATGTTGGTTGTAATagtagtacaatgcttaacttttttccaacacaaatgtaAACACAGCTAAAATTTTCTTCAGGAtaaatactgatgaccaatcacttcaaaaCGTAAACTCACAAGATGTCATCAGTATTGTTTGTGAATAAGGCAACAGTGATTGTTATACAAATTTGATTCGTGTACACCTTtaatttgtgttggaagaaggtTTGGCATTGTAACATGATATCATACATTCGGATAGTCGAACGTATTACGCTACTTGTCCTATCCTAAGCATTTAAGTCCAGGTAGACGTGGTCCATCTCTATCGCCTCTTCTACTCTCCGAGTTCTTCCACCCGACCTAGCCGCACCTCTTCCGGCCGTTGTTCTCCTAGATGCCTCCGCCCAGATGGCACCCTGGTCTCCCACGAAGGCCATGTTCTGGTAAAAAGCTGTACCTTTTGGGCAAAGACTTGTATATGTGCTGTCGttctttggtttcttattcCTTATGTCCAAACTTGTGTACGTGTTGGATTCCATAGTGTTAGGGTTGAGAGCTTGGTAGGGAGATTCCTCTTGTGTGTTCTGTAGGTAGAGGGTTGGGGCGTTGTCTGTC harbors:
- the LOC118406095 gene encoding uncharacterized protein LOC118406095, giving the protein MGVIIFLVLKLRRMSRKEINTEDPTGAEYDTIGRGSSPADPRGDAIITPATSVGTAGQRARSATGITNSGAMATTDNAPTLYLQNTQEESPYQALNPNTMESNTYTSLDIRNKKPKNDSTYTSLCPKGTAFYQNMAFVGDQGAIWAEASRRTTAGRGAARSGGRTRRVEEAIEMDHVYLDLNA